From the genome of Eucalyptus grandis isolate ANBG69807.140 chromosome 2, ASM1654582v1, whole genome shotgun sequence, one region includes:
- the LOC120290399 gene encoding stem-specific protein TSJT1-like, with amino-acid sequence MFCFVDDIFCLFQGHTEDVALLKQQYGLNKTADEVIVVIEAYRTPRDRSPYPADQVMRDITGKFAFVLLDGPPKTTFLATVTKWPFLLGK; translated from the exons ATGTTTTGCTTTGTGGATGACATCTTCTGCTTGTTTCAAGGACACACGGAGGATGTTGCTCTTCTCAAGCAGCAATATGGATTGAACAAGACCGCGGATGAGGTCATTGTCGTCATAGAAGCTTATAGAACTCCGAGAGATCGGAGTCCTTACCCTGCTGATCAGGTCATGAGAGACATCACCGGAAAGTTTGCGTTTGTGCTCTTGGACGGCCCTCCGAAAACCACTTTTCTGGCCACTGTAACT AAGTGGCCCTTTCTTCTGGGGAAGTGA